A genomic segment from Pyrodictium occultum encodes:
- the hisS gene encoding histidine--tRNA ligase, whose product MSKVPLEPLRGFRDILPPESEALRRLAEIFARIARSYGYGEVKPPTLERFQLFAVKSGEEIRRSMYVFRDKAGREVALRPEATASIARIYLRLLRGQPKPVRLYYVVNCFRYEEPQRARYREFWQAGVELLGEPSILGDFEVIKLLLKFYESIDMLDHIVLKIGNTRLYRRLFAKHGISEEIQDHILHLMDKGMYKEALEALMGAEHPGLASILEELWSNARDDIDAAKNILSKSGEEIIESLEELKKLVDMLKGYNSRLNLEIDLAFARGLAYYTGTIFEVKVPGFPVSIAGGGRYDNLIELYGGEKVPGTGFAIGLDRTLAAMESSGLRPRIIYQEPVRIAVIVLDESLAPYAAKVQDILASKDNVSAALYTGSKLQKMLPRLAKQGYHYAAIVGKQEAREGKLVLRDLAKREQRVLTLEELRELNLTELEFR is encoded by the coding sequence ATGAGCAAGGTGCCGCTAGAGCCCCTCCGCGGATTCCGCGACATCCTCCCGCCGGAGTCCGAGGCCCTCAGAAGACTGGCCGAGATATTCGCGAGGATAGCCAGGTCCTATGGTTACGGCGAGGTGAAGCCACCTACGCTCGAGCGGTTCCAGCTATTCGCAGTGAAATCCGGGGAGGAGATAAGACGCTCCATGTATGTGTTCCGTGACAAGGCTGGGCGGGAGGTAGCACTCCGGCCAGAGGCAACCGCCAGCATAGCCAGGATATACCTCCGGCTCCTCCGGGGCCAGCCGAAGCCAGTGAGGCTATACTATGTAGTCAACTGCTTCCGCTACGAGGAGCCCCAGCGGGCGCGTTACCGCGAGTTCTGGCAGGCCGGGGTAGAGCTTCTCGGGGAGCCCTCTATATTAGGCGACTTCGAGGTCATAAAGTTACTGCTCAAGTTCTACGAGAGCATAGACATGCTTGACCACATAGTGTTAAAGATAGGCAACACCCGGCTCTACCGCAGGCTCTTCGCCAAGCATGGGATAAGCGAGGAGATCCAAGACCATATACTCCACCTAATGGATAAAGGCATGTACAAGGAGGCCCTGGAGGCGCTCATGGGGGCGGAGCACCCCGGTCTAGCCAGTATACTGGAAGAACTATGGAGCAATGCCAGGGACGACATAGACGCAGCAAAGAACATACTCTCGAAGAGCGGCGAAGAGATCATAGAATCCCTAGAGGAGCTTAAGAAGCTAGTAGACATGCTAAAGGGCTATAATAGCAGGCTGAATCTAGAGATAGATCTAGCATTCGCGCGCGGACTAGCCTACTACACCGGCACAATATTCGAGGTAAAGGTGCCGGGGTTCCCCGTGAGCATAGCCGGGGGAGGCCGCTACGACAACCTAATCGAGCTTTACGGCGGTGAGAAGGTGCCGGGCACGGGATTCGCCATAGGGCTTGACCGCACACTAGCAGCTATGGAGAGTTCGGGGCTTAGACCAAGAATAATATACCAGGAGCCGGTGAGGATAGCTGTAATAGTCCTTGACGAGTCGCTGGCACCCTACGCAGCCAAGGTGCAAGACATACTGGCGTCAAAGGATAACGTGTCAGCCGCACTCTACACGGGCTCGAAGCTCCAGAAAATGCTCCCCCGGCTGGCCAAGCAGGGCTACCACTATGCGGCCATAGTAGGCAAGCAGGAGGCCAGGGAGGGTAAGCTCGTTCTACGAGATCTGGCGAAGAGGGAGCAGAGGGTCCTGACCCTTGAGGAGCTCAGAGAGCTAAACCTCACAGAATTAGAATTTAGATGA
- a CDS encoding DNA topoisomerase IV subunit A — protein MTGTEKYMDKADMEARKKALQVFRERFREIFEQIKRSENPTLMLPKRTLSNTIYDERRKLLLLGPEKLRRSFFDLNESKKFMQTLLMARIIYEALERDEYPTIRDLYYRGKHTIVYREPGGRRHEENTWDEQRESDAVIRDVEVFTGLLREEMLILSKEKGKVVGNMRIRSGNDVIDLSKMGHGAYAIEPTPDLIEFVDVDAEYVLVVEKDAVFQQLHRIGFWRRHKAILVTSAGQPDRATRRFVRRLNEELGLPVYILTDADPYGWYIYSVFKIGSITLSYESERLATPQARFIGVSMTDIFGYGKKKPYLTEQERRNYIIKAKEADIKRAYELRNYKWFQTKKWQIEIDIFLEKKAKLEIEAMTSKGLRFLADKYLPEKIETGDWIE, from the coding sequence ATGACGGGGACCGAGAAATACATGGACAAGGCTGACATGGAGGCTAGGAAGAAAGCTCTCCAGGTGTTCCGGGAGCGCTTCCGCGAGATATTCGAGCAGATAAAGAGGAGCGAGAACCCGACACTAATGCTGCCTAAGAGGACACTCTCCAACACCATATACGATGAGAGGAGGAAGCTACTGCTCCTGGGCCCGGAGAAACTGAGGAGAAGCTTCTTCGACCTCAACGAGTCAAAGAAGTTCATGCAAACGCTGCTCATGGCTAGGATAATATACGAGGCGCTGGAGAGGGACGAGTACCCGACAATCCGTGACCTTTACTACCGAGGCAAGCACACCATAGTCTACCGGGAGCCGGGTGGCCGCCGCCACGAGGAGAACACCTGGGATGAGCAGCGCGAGTCAGACGCAGTGATAAGAGACGTTGAGGTGTTCACCGGGCTGCTGCGCGAGGAAATGCTGATACTAAGCAAGGAGAAAGGCAAGGTAGTAGGCAACATGAGGATAAGGAGTGGCAACGATGTCATAGACCTCAGCAAAATGGGTCATGGAGCCTACGCCATAGAGCCCACTCCAGACCTTATAGAGTTCGTAGACGTTGACGCGGAGTACGTGCTGGTCGTCGAGAAGGACGCTGTATTTCAGCAGCTGCACCGGATAGGATTCTGGAGAAGGCATAAGGCTATACTCGTAACAAGCGCTGGCCAGCCTGACAGGGCTACGAGGAGGTTCGTACGTAGACTCAACGAGGAGCTGGGCCTACCAGTCTACATACTGACCGACGCCGATCCCTACGGATGGTATATCTACAGCGTCTTCAAGATAGGCTCGATAACACTGAGCTACGAGAGTGAGAGGCTGGCCACGCCCCAGGCCAGGTTCATAGGCGTAAGCATGACAGACATATTCGGCTACGGGAAGAAGAAGCCCTACCTGACAGAGCAGGAGCGCCGCAACTATATAATCAAGGCCAAGGAGGCGGACATAAAGAGGGCTTATGAGCTGCGCAACTACAAGTGGTTCCAGACTAAGAAGTGGCAGATAGAAATAGACATATTCCTGGAGAAGAAGGCGAAGCTAGAAATAGAGGCCATGACCAGTAAGGGGCTGCGCTTCCTGGCAGACAAGTACCTGCCAGAGAAGATAGAGACCGGCGACTGGATAGAGTAG
- a CDS encoding type II/IV secretion system ATPase subunit, translated as MPRLQKALSKRRADIDDVLIELIRPVACTEAFRKKAIEYTVAGVVDVGIGVTTNNEVVYCVNEPQVGGAELLETAALVIEGVIAEGLKGLPSKREELKKFAEKYAIDYDFLKSNYTVMSYLIAKGLSGYGPLYPLLEDPRIEEIAVNSPGKPAYIVHRDIPVGWIKTNITLRQDVLDSLIIQLSRRSGRDVSLAHPYLEALLPEGHRVAATFSNEISRFGSSIVIRKHRMEPLSMASLIANNTVSPLAAAYLWLLMEYRPAILIVGPTASGKTTFLQALLSLIPPYSRIVTIEDTPELNLPYEQWDSLVTRYTYNDYEGEDIDVYKLAKFALRRRPDYFVIGEIRGEEARVFIHAAGSGHAALATFHADSPESALQRLRSRPISLGDSFLQLIWLIIVLRRVRNAEGLELRRVVEIVEVVPRGGSVTFNVVFKWSPREDLLLPTDVDTVIDSSYRLKYIMDVYGLSRSDIREKLTRLESLLRSCITCDFRSLRAMVDEYYRWALLSVLDRLKEGGRV; from the coding sequence ATGCCCAGACTCCAGAAGGCTCTATCTAAGAGAAGGGCTGACATAGACGATGTACTCATTGAGCTGATAAGACCGGTTGCCTGCACCGAGGCTTTCAGGAAGAAGGCTATTGAGTATACTGTGGCAGGCGTAGTGGATGTAGGTATAGGCGTAACCACCAATAACGAGGTCGTCTACTGCGTCAACGAGCCCCAGGTAGGCGGGGCCGAGCTTCTCGAGACAGCAGCTCTCGTCATCGAGGGTGTCATAGCTGAGGGCTTGAAGGGCCTGCCCTCAAAGCGTGAGGAGCTGAAAAAATTTGCCGAAAAATATGCAATAGATTATGACTTTCTCAAGTCAAATTACACCGTAATGAGCTATCTTATAGCTAAGGGGCTTAGCGGCTATGGCCCTCTTTACCCGCTACTAGAGGATCCCAGGATAGAGGAAATCGCTGTCAACAGTCCCGGCAAGCCAGCATATATTGTGCACCGAGATATACCGGTAGGATGGATCAAGACTAACATAACCCTGCGCCAGGATGTTCTTGATAGTCTCATAATACAGCTCTCACGGAGGAGCGGTAGAGACGTGAGCCTCGCACACCCCTATCTAGAGGCCCTGCTACCCGAAGGTCATAGAGTGGCTGCAACCTTTTCCAATGAGATTAGCAGATTTGGCTCGTCAATCGTGATTAGGAAGCACCGCATGGAGCCGCTCTCCATGGCGTCTCTCATAGCAAATAACACTGTCTCGCCACTCGCCGCCGCCTACCTCTGGCTCCTCATGGAGTATAGGCCCGCTATACTAATAGTAGGCCCGACTGCATCGGGTAAGACGACCTTTCTGCAGGCTCTGCTCTCGCTAATACCGCCTTACTCGAGGATAGTGACTATAGAGGACACGCCGGAGCTGAATCTCCCCTACGAGCAGTGGGACAGCCTTGTTACACGATACACCTATAACGACTACGAGGGCGAGGATATTGACGTGTATAAGCTGGCAAAGTTCGCGCTACGTCGAAGGCCAGACTATTTCGTTATAGGCGAGATCAGGGGCGAGGAGGCGCGGGTTTTCATACACGCCGCTGGAAGCGGGCATGCTGCTCTAGCTACATTCCACGCAGATTCTCCGGAGTCCGCTCTCCAGAGGCTGAGGAGCAGACCGATAAGCCTGGGCGACAGCTTCCTCCAGCTTATATGGCTCATCATAGTGCTGCGCAGAGTCCGCAATGCTGAAGGCTTAGAGTTGAGAAGGGTTGTTGAGATAGTGGAGGTTGTACCACGGGGCGGCAGCGTTACATTCAACGTCGTCTTCAAGTGGAGTCCGCGGGAAGACCTGCTTCTCCCAACCGATGTAGACACGGTAATAGACTCTAGCTACCGGCTGAAATACATTATGGATGTCTATGGGCTCAGCAGGAGCGATATAAGGGAGAAGCTTACGAGGCTTGAATCACTGCTACGGTCTTGCATCACCTGCGATTTTAGATCACTAAGGGCCATGGTTGACGAGTACTATCGTTGGGCTCTGCTCAGCGTCCTCGACCGCCTTAAAGAGGGAGGAAGGGTTTGA
- a CDS encoding 6-hydroxymethylpterin diphosphokinase MptE-like protein — protein sequence MAELLDAARGTMRYSLREDCLAARVLESLLYEALLEGRYTGVSEACSLLRDKHVCLAGGAAGLEARLGELEGCERLVAADGASALLLQNGFLPDIVVTDLDGSWHYLLEAGREGSIIVVHAHGDNVAALKALVPRLQRLAGTNQCMPGRYSSLAPGFTDGDRALGLAVLCGAARVTLYGMDTREPTGWWSKPWLRGSVKPWPEKARKLGIAGILARLFAAYARARGTRVEYA from the coding sequence TTGGCGGAGCTGTTGGACGCTGCGCGAGGGACCATGAGGTACAGCCTCCGGGAGGACTGCCTCGCAGCCCGTGTACTGGAATCCCTGCTCTACGAGGCCCTCTTGGAGGGGAGATATACGGGGGTATCCGAGGCCTGTAGCCTGCTCCGGGACAAGCACGTCTGTCTGGCAGGCGGCGCGGCGGGGCTCGAGGCCAGGCTGGGGGAGTTGGAGGGCTGCGAGAGGCTTGTAGCCGCCGATGGCGCCTCGGCGCTGCTTCTCCAGAATGGCTTCCTGCCCGATATCGTTGTCACCGACCTCGACGGCTCCTGGCACTACCTGCTCGAGGCAGGGCGTGAGGGCAGCATCATAGTCGTACACGCCCATGGCGACAATGTGGCGGCTCTCAAAGCCCTGGTGCCGCGGCTTCAGAGGCTGGCTGGGACAAACCAGTGCATGCCAGGCAGGTACTCGTCGCTGGCGCCGGGATTCACCGATGGAGACCGTGCTCTCGGCCTCGCGGTCCTCTGCGGAGCCGCCCGCGTAACCCTCTATGGGATGGACACCAGGGAGCCGACGGGCTGGTGGTCCAAGCCATGGCTTAGAGGCAGCGTAAAGCCCTGGCCAGAGAAGGCGCGTAAGCTAGGGATAGCAGGTATCCTAGCAAGGTTATTCGCCGCCTACGCGCGTGCGCGCGGTACCCGGGTGGAGTACGCGTGA
- a CDS encoding DNA topoisomerase VI subunit B has product MSKRQQVVQRESFRSMTPSQFFYEYREVAGFGSPSRALYQTVRELVENALDATDVHGILPEITLIIEQVPTHSTYYRVTVEDNGIGIQPQHVPYAFGQVLYSSKYRLRQARGRFGLGAKIAILYGQIKTGEPVEVYTAPIGSSRIYFFRLKIDIERNKPIVLARGEYPNPSGWHGTRVSVVVEGDWPRARQRIHEYIRRTAIAAPYANITFIDPDGNVTVYRRTIQKLPRQPHEVKPHPHGVDIELLKQLIRKSNARTLLELLVESFQGVGRKTAEAFLEWAGYDKDLDPHKLDDKKLERLSRKLREYPRFRPPSADALSPLGPEIIEAGLKTILKPEFVAAVTRRPKAYEGHPFIVEVGIAYGGEIPPSNEPILLRYANKIPLLYDEKSDVAWKVVDPRNFDWRNYLVVFPAPVAVLTHIASTKVPYKGVGKESVADVPEIEHELRNALREAARRLREYLLQKKREEEAKKRVVTFMKYTPEVAKSLATILKDYNVGEKDVREMLLSAMKRRLKIEDEKFARLVKGLEVNIEE; this is encoded by the coding sequence ATGTCTAAGAGGCAGCAGGTAGTGCAGAGAGAGAGTTTCCGCAGCATGACGCCATCCCAGTTCTTCTATGAGTACAGGGAGGTCGCCGGATTCGGCAGCCCCTCCAGGGCCCTATACCAGACTGTGAGGGAGCTTGTCGAAAACGCCCTAGACGCTACTGACGTCCACGGCATACTGCCCGAGATCACACTTATCATCGAGCAAGTGCCCACCCACTCAACCTACTACCGTGTAACCGTGGAGGATAATGGGATAGGCATACAGCCCCAGCATGTACCCTACGCCTTCGGCCAGGTACTCTACAGCTCCAAGTATAGGCTACGGCAGGCCCGAGGACGCTTCGGACTTGGCGCAAAGATCGCAATACTCTACGGCCAGATAAAGACCGGAGAGCCGGTTGAGGTGTACACAGCGCCCATAGGCTCGTCTAGGATATACTTCTTCAGATTGAAGATAGACATAGAGAGGAATAAGCCCATAGTGCTTGCCCGGGGCGAGTACCCCAACCCCAGCGGCTGGCATGGGACACGGGTAAGCGTGGTAGTTGAGGGCGACTGGCCCAGGGCCCGGCAGAGGATACATGAGTACATTAGGAGAACTGCTATAGCAGCGCCATATGCTAACATAACATTCATAGACCCTGACGGCAACGTGACCGTGTATCGCCGTACTATCCAGAAGCTTCCAAGGCAGCCTCACGAAGTGAAGCCCCACCCACACGGTGTTGATATAGAGCTGCTCAAGCAGCTAATAAGAAAGTCCAACGCTAGGACACTCCTGGAGCTCCTAGTGGAGTCCTTCCAGGGTGTCGGCAGGAAAACTGCCGAAGCCTTCCTAGAATGGGCGGGCTACGACAAAGACCTGGATCCCCATAAGCTAGATGATAAGAAGCTTGAGAGACTCTCGAGGAAGCTGCGTGAATACCCGCGCTTTAGGCCGCCAAGCGCCGACGCCCTCTCACCTCTAGGACCCGAGATAATTGAGGCGGGACTGAAGACCATATTGAAGCCGGAGTTCGTCGCAGCGGTCACCCGGAGGCCTAAGGCGTACGAAGGACACCCCTTCATAGTGGAAGTAGGCATAGCCTACGGAGGAGAGATACCGCCATCTAATGAGCCCATACTCCTTCGCTACGCCAACAAGATACCCCTGCTCTATGACGAGAAGTCCGATGTGGCATGGAAAGTAGTTGATCCTAGGAACTTCGACTGGCGCAACTATCTCGTGGTATTCCCGGCTCCAGTGGCGGTGCTAACCCACATAGCAAGCACCAAGGTGCCATATAAGGGCGTGGGTAAGGAGAGCGTTGCAGACGTGCCGGAGATAGAGCACGAGCTGCGCAACGCTCTCCGCGAGGCAGCCAGAAGGCTGCGGGAGTACCTGCTCCAGAAGAAGAGAGAGGAAGAGGCTAAGAAGCGCGTAGTAACCTTCATGAAGTATACGCCTGAGGTGGCGAAAAGCCTGGCCACAATACTCAAGGACTATAATGTCGGCGAGAAAGATGTTAGGGAAATGCTTCTATCGGCTATGAAGAGGAGGCTCAAGATAGAGGACGAGAAGTTCGCGAGACTAGTAAAGGGGCTAGAGGTTAACATAGAGGAGTAA
- the mtnA gene encoding S-methyl-5-thioribose-1-phosphate isomerase encodes MEILEKLRIRPLEWVEDDPEGPRLRWLDTRLLPWEEVYRETRDYRRVAEAIKAMEIRGAPAIGVAAAYGLALAAFYSGAREPGALWRVLQEAEKLLASTRPTAYNLFWALRRVMNRARASLEKGEDVDGIIRTVIDEAKKIHIEDIRTNMELGRIGAKLIDDGDTILTHCNAGALATAGYGTAEGIMRAAVEEGKRIRVIATETRPLLQGARLTVWELMKEGIEVRLITDNMVGYVMYRGLVDKVIVGADRITADGYVANKIGTYMIAALAYRHRIPFYVAAPSSTFDLSIEGDNIPIEERDPDEVRTVLGKVLITVKDVEVYNPAFDITPPELVTAIVTEKGIITPPYRENIARVLRGG; translated from the coding sequence TTGGAGATTCTCGAAAAGCTCAGGATAAGGCCTCTCGAGTGGGTTGAGGATGATCCTGAGGGCCCTAGGCTTAGATGGCTTGATACCAGGCTTCTACCGTGGGAGGAGGTCTATAGAGAGACCCGTGACTACCGCCGGGTCGCTGAGGCCATAAAAGCTATGGAGATCAGGGGTGCCCCTGCGATAGGCGTCGCTGCTGCATATGGCTTAGCGCTGGCGGCATTCTACTCCGGCGCCAGAGAGCCGGGCGCCCTCTGGAGAGTGCTCCAGGAGGCTGAGAAGCTGCTAGCCTCAACCAGGCCTACCGCATACAACCTCTTCTGGGCTCTACGCCGTGTCATGAATAGGGCGAGGGCTAGCCTGGAGAAAGGTGAGGATGTGGATGGAATTATCAGGACAGTTATCGATGAGGCCAAGAAGATACACATAGAGGATATCAGGACTAATATGGAGCTAGGCCGTATAGGGGCTAAGCTTATCGATGACGGCGATACAATCCTTACACACTGTAACGCTGGGGCCCTCGCTACAGCAGGCTACGGAACCGCCGAGGGTATAATGAGGGCGGCTGTGGAGGAGGGGAAGAGGATAAGAGTGATAGCGACGGAGACTAGGCCGCTGCTCCAGGGTGCAAGGCTCACGGTATGGGAGCTTATGAAGGAGGGAATAGAGGTTAGGCTCATAACCGATAACATGGTCGGCTATGTAATGTACCGGGGCCTCGTGGATAAGGTGATTGTTGGAGCCGACAGGATCACGGCCGATGGCTATGTGGCCAACAAGATTGGGACATACATGATAGCCGCCCTAGCCTACAGGCACCGCATCCCATTCTACGTTGCAGCCCCCTCCTCCACCTTTGACCTCAGCATAGAGGGCGACAACATACCTATAGAGGAGCGCGACCCGGACGAGGTGAGGACAGTGCTCGGTAAAGTACTGATAACAGTTAAGGATGTGGAGGTCTACAACCCCGCGTTTGACATAACCCCGCCAGAGCTTGTGACGGCCATAGTGACGGAGAAGGGGATAATCACGCCACCCTACCGTGAGAATATAGCACGTGTACTCCGTGGAGGATAA
- a CDS encoding tRNA(Met) cytidine acetyltransferase TmcA: MGAIDVSYEDLTKKDIEDLGKRVAERLKDYVPASFNKLLRKLSRGIERSIVSRHRRLLVVTGSDPVKIGATVARALLFYERVYRRVKGKEELPLLYVFHDEFKDAKIRKEIVKRTLKSRANMITHIIARYEESDRFLGTTFKLLVMDLVNDLKPNDVGRLVGIVEGGGLIVFMVPPWIEWDRWMTIFKQNLLVPGYREPRHIFIKRFKRKLIEHDGIYIYDVDDEEVIKADDYPMKRYSREEIKIPRETLFPRELYELALTQDQVNVIKTIELLLERNSKKRKKAIVITSDRGRGKSGAVGIASIGLAVGLAKERRRVRIVVTAPNLSNVQSFFTLASRAAEKLKLKTRIVKRGDNILELHGEGFSIEYWEPIHVPKLKADIVVVDEAAGMHVPLLHRIWRSHRRMIFATTIHGYEGAGRGFSVRFLPALKKDPRTEVIEVEMHEPIRYAPDDPIEKWLFDALLLDAEPAELGEDDIKAIEEGRLEYVRFDPEWLFSPEGEETLRQLFGIYVLAHYRNEPDDLAILADAPHHIIRGVRVPSGKIVCALQIANEGGLDDEMIEELLRGGKTPGNIIPDRMLKHLRIREFGSARGWRIVRIATHPDVQGKGIGSFALSKVTEEAVERGLDWVGSGFGVNEQLLRFWLKNGFLPVHMSPDRNPVSGEYTILVIKPIKDLMKRLVDLANREFKRKVLESLHDPYRDLETQVAIQILKSGNPVFEDYYPRLTPIQVDRLWIYAYGPMTYEAVADAIKEVAKAYWLTYPKTRGLSLSKREEYIVVAKVLQGRSWDAVAEELKTRPHSVMVTLKDVARKVLKIYYQLDSESPVGIDAEKLLEKLDKGSIFLEPITVRKARKREERRKPKSTEEDHEGGGEGEEGGQADG; encoded by the coding sequence TTGGGCGCCATTGACGTCAGCTACGAGGACCTTACGAAGAAGGATATAGAGGACCTGGGTAAGCGCGTAGCTGAGCGTCTAAAGGATTACGTGCCTGCAAGCTTCAACAAGCTTCTCAGAAAGCTAAGCAGGGGAATAGAAAGGTCCATCGTGTCCAGGCATAGGAGGCTTCTCGTAGTCACTGGCAGCGATCCAGTAAAGATAGGCGCCACCGTTGCAAGAGCCCTACTCTTCTATGAGAGGGTGTACCGCAGGGTAAAGGGTAAAGAAGAGCTGCCACTACTCTACGTGTTCCACGACGAGTTTAAGGACGCCAAAATAAGGAAGGAGATAGTAAAGAGGACTCTAAAATCTAGAGCCAATATGATAACACACATTATAGCAAGGTACGAGGAGAGCGACCGCTTCCTAGGAACCACTTTCAAGCTACTAGTCATGGATCTCGTTAACGATCTCAAGCCAAACGATGTAGGCAGGCTCGTGGGGATAGTCGAGGGAGGCGGGCTCATAGTATTCATGGTGCCTCCGTGGATCGAATGGGACCGGTGGATGACCATATTCAAGCAGAACCTCCTAGTGCCCGGCTACCGGGAGCCCCGTCACATCTTCATAAAGAGGTTCAAGCGCAAGCTAATAGAGCATGACGGGATCTACATATACGACGTCGACGATGAAGAGGTTATCAAGGCCGACGACTACCCCATGAAGCGCTACAGCAGGGAGGAGATAAAGATCCCTAGGGAGACGCTCTTCCCCCGTGAGCTCTACGAGCTAGCGCTCACCCAGGACCAGGTAAACGTGATAAAGACTATAGAGCTGCTCTTAGAGAGGAACTCAAAGAAGAGGAAGAAAGCAATAGTGATAACCTCGGATCGTGGTAGAGGCAAGTCGGGAGCAGTAGGCATAGCCTCGATAGGCCTAGCAGTAGGGCTCGCCAAGGAGCGCAGAAGAGTCAGGATAGTAGTGACCGCTCCCAACCTGTCTAACGTGCAGTCCTTCTTCACCCTGGCAAGCAGGGCTGCCGAGAAGCTCAAGCTGAAGACCAGGATCGTAAAGCGTGGAGACAATATACTAGAGCTTCACGGCGAGGGCTTCAGCATAGAGTACTGGGAGCCCATACACGTGCCGAAGCTGAAGGCAGACATAGTGGTAGTTGACGAGGCTGCAGGCATGCATGTACCACTACTACACCGTATATGGCGCAGCCACCGCAGAATGATATTCGCAACCACCATCCACGGCTACGAGGGTGCCGGGAGAGGCTTCTCTGTAAGATTCCTCCCCGCCCTCAAGAAGGACCCGAGGACCGAGGTTATAGAAGTCGAGATGCATGAGCCGATACGCTATGCGCCCGACGACCCTATAGAGAAGTGGCTCTTCGACGCACTCCTGCTCGACGCCGAGCCCGCCGAGCTGGGCGAGGACGATATCAAGGCCATAGAGGAGGGCAGGCTTGAGTATGTACGCTTCGACCCCGAGTGGCTCTTCAGCCCCGAAGGGGAGGAGACGCTGCGCCAGCTCTTCGGCATCTATGTCCTAGCCCACTACCGCAACGAGCCCGACGACCTGGCTATACTGGCTGACGCGCCCCACCACATTATACGCGGGGTACGCGTGCCCTCGGGCAAGATAGTGTGCGCACTCCAGATAGCTAACGAGGGCGGCCTGGACGACGAGATGATTGAGGAGCTGCTGCGCGGCGGGAAGACGCCAGGCAACATTATACCCGACAGGATGCTTAAGCATCTCCGCATCCGCGAGTTCGGCAGCGCCCGCGGATGGAGGATTGTACGCATAGCAACCCATCCCGATGTACAGGGGAAGGGGATAGGCTCCTTCGCCCTCAGCAAGGTTACAGAAGAGGCCGTGGAGAGGGGGCTTGACTGGGTCGGGAGCGGCTTCGGCGTCAACGAGCAGCTGCTGAGGTTCTGGCTGAAAAACGGGTTCCTCCCCGTGCACATGTCGCCCGACCGTAACCCCGTCAGCGGCGAGTACACCATACTGGTAATAAAACCCATAAAGGATCTGATGAAGAGGCTAGTGGATCTCGCCAACCGCGAGTTCAAGAGGAAGGTCCTCGAGAGCCTCCACGATCCCTACCGGGACCTCGAGACACAGGTTGCAATACAGATACTGAAGAGCGGGAACCCGGTATTCGAGGACTACTACCCGAGGCTTACGCCGATCCAGGTAGACCGGCTATGGATATACGCCTACGGCCCCATGACATACGAGGCTGTTGCTGACGCAATAAAGGAGGTCGCCAAGGCCTACTGGCTCACGTACCCGAAGACCAGGGGGCTCAGCCTCTCCAAGAGGGAGGAGTACATAGTAGTTGCCAAGGTGCTGCAGGGCAGGAGCTGGGATGCGGTAGCAGAGGAGCTTAAGACCCGCCCTCACAGCGTGATGGTGACGTTAAAGGATGTTGCCAGGAAGGTGCTGAAGATATACTATCAGCTTGACTCAGAGTCGCCTGTGGGTATAGATGCTGAGAAGCTGCTGGAGAAGCTGGATAAGGGAAGTATATTCTTAGAGCCTATTACCGTGCGCAAAGCCCGCAAGAGGGAGGAGAGGAGAAAGCCCAAGAGCACAGAAGAGGATCATGAAGGTGGAGGAGAGGGTGAGGAGGGCGGCCAGGCAGACGGCTAA
- a CDS encoding archaellin/type IV pilin N-terminal domain-containing protein — protein MLTITSPMHPVDLEENMRAISPILSAVILLLATLAAGAIMYHYFINTVQVMTKKPIVYGYNAEYMADLGVIYVTIDNSGSQPVTLLNATLFCDDANNKQVGVTLNGPTIKAGETRTVEISSQCKSPRVLIISYKAGDKIYTTDPIRISVS, from the coding sequence ATGCTGACCATAACCTCCCCCATGCATCCAGTAGACCTGGAGGAGAACATGAGAGCAATATCCCCCATACTATCGGCCGTAATACTACTGCTAGCCACACTTGCAGCCGGCGCCATAATGTACCACTACTTCATCAACACCGTACAAGTAATGACGAAAAAGCCGATAGTATACGGCTACAACGCCGAATACATGGCAGACCTAGGTGTGATATACGTTACCATCGATAACAGCGGCTCACAGCCCGTGACCCTCCTTAACGCAACGCTGTTCTGCGACGACGCCAACAACAAGCAAGTAGGAGTAACGCTCAACGGGCCTACAATAAAGGCAGGAGAGACACGGACCGTTGAGATATCAAGCCAGTGCAAGAGCCCCCGTGTCTTAATAATAAGCTACAAAGCCGGAGATAAGATATACACAACAGACCCTATAAGAATATCGGTGTCCTAG